In the genome of Raphanus sativus cultivar WK10039 chromosome 4, ASM80110v3, whole genome shotgun sequence, one region contains:
- the LOC108851944 gene encoding NAC domain-containing protein 92 gives MTLIVSQKLYQDKMDYDASRIGEIVEDEEQIDLPPGFRFHPTDEELITHYLKPKVFNTFFSATAIGEVDLNKIEPWELPRKAKIGEKEWYFFCVRDRKYPTGLRTNRATEAGYWKATGKDKGIFKGKSLVGMKKTLVFYKGRAPKGVRTNWVMHEYRLEGIYSIQHRTQTAKNDWVICRVFHKRADGTKVDKSHLMLLDSHINRIEPIGLPSLMDCSQHDSFPGSSTHVTCFSDQETEDKRLIHHESEDGSGPLFYPDPLFLQDNDSPMKLLLNSHETQFPGTDPSGLAGMGELCCFWNF, from the exons ATGACTTTGATTGTTTCTCAGAAACTTTATCAGGATAAAATGGATTACGATGCATCAAGAATCGGTGAGATAGTAGAAGATGAAGAGCAAATTGATCTGCCACCTGGCTTCAGATTTCACCCTACTGATGAAGAACTCATAACTCACTATCTCAAACCAAAGGTCTTCAACACTTTCTTCTCTGCCACCGCGATTGGCGAAGTTGATCTCAACAAGATCGAGCCTTGGGAGTTACCAA GGAAAGCTAAGATAGGGGAGAAAGAATGGTATTTCTTTTGTGTGCGAGACCGGAAATACCCAACCGGTTTAAGGACAAACCGGGCAACTGAAGCCGGTTACTGGAAAGCCACGGGCAAAGATAAAGGTATTTTCAAGGGGAAATCACTTGTGGGTATGAAGAAGACTCTGGTTTTCTACAAAGGAAGAGCCCCTAAAGGAGTAAGAACCAACTGGGTTATGCATGAATATCGATTAGAAGGCATATATTCTATCCAACATCGTACCCAAACAGCTAAG AACGATTGGGTTATTTGCCGTGTTTTCCATAAACGTGCCGATGGTACAAAGGTTGATAAGTCCCATTTAATGTTGCTTGATTCACACATTAACCGGATTGAACCGATCGGATTACCTTCGTTGATGGATTGTTCTCAACACGATTCCTTCCCTGGTTCGTCTACTCACGTGACCTGCTTCTCCGACCAAGAAACCGAAGACAAGAGACTCATTCATCACGAGTCCGAAGACGGTTCTGGTCCTCTGTTTTACCCTGATCCTCTGTTTCTGCAAGACAATGATTCGCCAATGAAACTGTTGCTTAACAGTCACGAAACCCAGTTCCCCGGTACTGACCCCTCTGGTTTAGCCGGTATGGGAGAATTGTGTTGCTTTTGGAATTTCTGA